From the Solibacillus sp. FSL R5-0449 genome, one window contains:
- a CDS encoding LLM class flavin-dependent oxidoreductase yields MTKVEFITMAPTSGDSEYVGNQTSNKGAQTWSGVGVDSDREPSVEYITKVAQAAEKAGFSTLLLPIGGSCVDSLVAASHLTANTNSLNFLFAVRPGSTAPTQLAKQYSSVNYWSNNRVFVNVVTGGAPKELENDGDFLSHTDRYKRTREYIEILKRLFNGETFDYDGEFYTLKGANLPLPVKNAPPIYFGGSSPIAKEVSTDVADVYMLWGETLETTKEELETVVKLAKEKNRDLSYSVSFQVVLGETEEAAFENANKIISQVEPEVLAAKHANTLNNGAVGVSRLHQLMLESKDNNFVIAPNIWAGLTQVLSGNSIALVGTPQQVAERIVEFVDLGFDKVLLRGFPHLEVIEEIGEKVIPLVHDILAKREEQLV; encoded by the coding sequence ATGACAAAAGTAGAGTTTATTACAATGGCGCCAACTTCTGGTGATAGTGAATATGTAGGAAACCAAACGTCAAATAAAGGTGCACAAACATGGTCAGGTGTCGGGGTAGATTCAGATCGTGAACCTTCTGTAGAGTATATTACAAAAGTTGCACAGGCCGCTGAAAAAGCAGGCTTCTCGACATTACTGTTGCCGATTGGCGGAAGCTGTGTTGATTCATTGGTTGCTGCATCTCATTTGACAGCCAATACTAATAGTTTGAACTTTCTGTTTGCGGTTCGTCCTGGTTCTACTGCGCCAACACAACTGGCGAAACAGTATTCATCGGTCAACTACTGGTCGAATAACCGAGTATTTGTCAATGTCGTAACAGGCGGGGCACCGAAAGAACTTGAAAATGACGGGGATTTCCTATCACATACAGATCGTTACAAGCGTACACGCGAATATATTGAAATTTTAAAACGTCTGTTCAACGGAGAAACGTTCGATTATGATGGCGAGTTTTACACATTAAAAGGCGCGAACTTACCATTGCCTGTTAAAAATGCTCCTCCGATTTACTTCGGTGGATCATCACCGATTGCAAAAGAAGTTTCAACAGATGTAGCGGACGTTTACATGCTTTGGGGCGAAACATTGGAAACGACAAAAGAAGAGCTTGAAACGGTTGTGAAGTTGGCGAAAGAAAAAAATCGCGATCTATCCTACAGTGTTTCATTCCAGGTTGTCTTAGGTGAAACAGAAGAAGCGGCGTTTGAAAATGCGAACAAAATTATTAGCCAAGTAGAACCTGAAGTATTGGCAGCAAAACATGCCAATACGTTAAACAACGGAGCGGTAGGTGTGAGCCGCCTTCATCAGTTGATGCTAGAATCAAAAGATAATAATTTCGTGATTGCACCGAATATTTGGGCAGGGTTAACACAAGTGTTATCCGGCAATTCGATTGCGCTTGTCGGCACGCCGCAGCAGGTAGCTGAGCGTATCGTGGAATTCGTAGATTTAGGCTTTGACAAAGTGTTATTGCGTGGTTTCCCGCATTTGGAAGTAATCGAAGAGATTGGCGAAAAGGTCATTCCACTTGTTCATGATATATTGGCTAAACGCGAAGAACAGTTAGTGTAG
- a CDS encoding LLM class flavin-dependent oxidoreductase: MTKKQMKLGVFLMGTGHHIASWRHPDAQADASENVEFFKEVAVKAEQGKLDMLFLSDGLSFNELSHPAEQVRFEPLTLLSVLSTVTKNIGLTATASTTYNEPFHIARKFSSLDHLSGGRAAWNIVTSYYSAEASNFNKDHHLDHSLRYERADEFVEVVKGLWDSYEDDALARNKKTGEYITKGKLHTLNHKGEYYAVRGPLNSSRPPQGRPVLVQAGSSESGTTLAAQQADVIFTAQQTLEDAKQFYKKLKDKAVAAGRDRADIKIMPGVSIYVAETKEKAYAKYEELQQLITPEIGLDFLADYLGVDLSQHDLDGPLPKDIPPTNGNRSRQQLIIELAERENLTIRELYLRIAGSRGHRIIFGSPSEIADQLIEWVDEEAADGFNLMPPYFPGGFTDFIDLVIPELQKRGVFRTEYEGKTLRENLGLKQVPSRYTLQNI; the protein is encoded by the coding sequence ATGACGAAAAAACAAATGAAATTAGGCGTCTTTTTAATGGGTACAGGGCATCATATCGCTTCATGGCGTCACCCGGATGCACAGGCGGATGCAAGCGAGAATGTCGAATTTTTTAAAGAAGTTGCTGTAAAAGCCGAGCAAGGAAAATTAGATATGCTGTTTTTAAGTGACGGTTTATCTTTTAACGAACTTTCACACCCGGCAGAACAAGTTCGCTTTGAACCACTTACATTACTCAGTGTGTTATCAACTGTGACTAAAAATATCGGTTTAACAGCTACTGCGTCCACAACATACAATGAGCCATTTCATATCGCGCGTAAGTTTTCATCGCTTGATCATTTAAGCGGCGGGCGCGCAGCATGGAATATTGTGACAAGTTACTATTCGGCAGAAGCGAGCAACTTTAACAAGGACCACCATCTGGATCATTCACTTCGCTATGAACGGGCAGATGAATTTGTCGAAGTCGTAAAAGGTTTATGGGATTCTTATGAAGATGATGCATTGGCACGCAATAAAAAGACGGGTGAATATATTACAAAAGGCAAACTGCACACATTGAACCATAAAGGTGAATATTACGCAGTACGAGGTCCGTTAAATTCATCGCGTCCTCCGCAAGGCAGACCTGTATTAGTGCAGGCAGGGTCTTCGGAATCCGGTACGACACTTGCCGCACAACAAGCAGATGTTATTTTTACGGCACAGCAGACACTTGAAGATGCAAAGCAATTTTATAAAAAACTGAAAGACAAGGCAGTTGCTGCAGGACGTGACCGCGCTGATATCAAAATCATGCCTGGTGTATCAATTTACGTAGCGGAAACGAAAGAAAAGGCCTACGCCAAATATGAGGAACTGCAACAGTTAATAACACCGGAAATTGGTTTGGACTTTTTGGCAGACTACTTAGGTGTTGACCTTTCGCAACATGATCTGGATGGTCCATTGCCGAAAGACATTCCTCCGACAAACGGGAACCGCAGCCGTCAACAGCTGATCATTGAGCTGGCAGAACGCGAAAACCTGACTATTCGTGAGCTTTATTTACGTATCGCCGGTTCACGTGGTCATCGCATTATTTTCGGTTCACCAAGTGAAATCGCAGATCAGTTGATTGAGTGGGTAGATGAGGAAGCTGCGGATGGCTTCAACTTAATGCCTCCGTACTTCCCGGGCGGCTTTACCGATTTTATTGATTTAGTAATTCCTGAGCTACAAAAGCGCGGGGTATTCCGTACAGAATATGAGGGTAAGACACTACGTGAGAATTTAGGGTTAAAACAAGTCCCATCCCGTTATACTTTACAAAATATTTAG
- a CDS encoding FixH family protein — MKKILLTILLLAGCSAHANETLDVSLNASKSELEAFEPVTITATVTQNGEPIQYDVEIEFELINPNGNTIGSVKPDYRGDGKYSIETSFDGTGTYKVVSHVSYGELHEMPEIEVKLK, encoded by the coding sequence ATGAAAAAAATTTTACTTACAATCCTGTTGCTGGCAGGCTGTAGTGCACATGCAAATGAAACACTCGATGTGTCACTGAATGCCAGTAAATCCGAGCTGGAAGCATTTGAACCGGTAACAATCACAGCAACCGTAACGCAAAACGGCGAACCGATTCAATACGATGTGGAAATTGAATTCGAGCTGATAAATCCAAACGGAAATACGATCGGTTCTGTAAAGCCAGATTATAGAGGGGACGGGAAGTATTCGATTGAAACGAGCTTCGATGGTACCGGCACCTATAAAGTGGTTTCCCATGTCAGTTATGGAGAACTGCATGAAATGCCTGAAATTGAGGTGAAGCTTAAATGA
- a CDS encoding redoxin domain-containing protein: MKKWIQLLLFAVLIIALSYAIISNTSKQKAEAKTEEILLQTTSGEQVAIPEEGSYILNFWATYCPPCEREMPAFKAAYETLQSHNIELYAVNVEEPTRLVNQYLAKFDLPFPILLDRQGQLKENYEILTLPTTLFLQDGKVVHTVKGELTEQELLTLTQKFLY, translated from the coding sequence ATGAAAAAATGGATACAGCTTTTATTATTCGCTGTCCTGATTATCGCGCTAAGCTATGCCATTATCTCCAACACGTCCAAACAAAAGGCAGAAGCGAAAACCGAAGAAATTTTGCTCCAAACTACTTCCGGTGAGCAAGTTGCCATACCGGAAGAAGGCAGCTATATTCTTAATTTCTGGGCAACCTACTGCCCCCCATGCGAAAGGGAAATGCCCGCCTTTAAAGCGGCGTATGAAACACTTCAGTCTCACAACATTGAGCTCTATGCAGTCAATGTGGAAGAACCGACAAGGCTGGTCAATCAATATTTAGCGAAATTCGATTTACCGTTCCCGATTCTTTTAGATCGTCAAGGGCAGCTGAAAGAAAACTATGAAATTTTGACATTGCCTACGACGTTGTTTTTGCAGGACGGAAAAGTAGTACACACCGTAAAAGGTGAACTGACGGAACAGGAATTGCTTACACTTACTCAAAAATTTCTTTATTAA
- a CDS encoding chemotaxis protein CheY — MAIAVVVNDEGLVTPIVEGTILRIIQKDHSVEDLRNPALDLTEGRRGATLRKAIELGATTFVAPPETFCELSYKKAQEEQISFINIPANQSFAQVAEQLKSGSIQQSNELPADEVVASAPVTK, encoded by the coding sequence ATGGCGATTGCAGTAGTAGTAAATGATGAAGGTCTTGTAACACCGATTGTGGAAGGAACAATTTTACGTATCATTCAGAAGGACCATTCTGTAGAAGATTTGCGTAATCCGGCACTTGATTTAACAGAAGGACGCCGTGGCGCAACATTACGTAAAGCGATTGAATTGGGCGCGACAACTTTTGTTGCACCGCCTGAAACTTTCTGCGAATTATCTTATAAAAAAGCGCAGGAAGAACAAATTTCATTCATTAATATACCGGCAAATCAATCATTTGCTCAGGTGGCAGAACAGTTGAAATCAGGTTCCATTCAACAATCAAACGAATTACCGGCTGATGAAGTAGTAGCAAGTGCGCCGGTTACAAAATAA
- a CDS encoding O-acetylhomoserine aminocarboxypropyltransferase/cysteine synthase family protein produces MTFFNQETIALHTGQTVDPVTRSRAVPLYQTTSYVFDDTEHAANLFKLQESGYLYSRNANPTNAVFEERLAALEGGVGGFAVASGQAAILIAVLTVAQAGDEIVATNALYGGTYTLFSKTLPRFGVTVRFVEGSDLQEVEAAINDKTRAVFTETIGNPSLQIADIEGLAQVAHRHDVPLIVDNTFATPYLSKPIEFGADIVVHSTTKFIGGHGTSLGGAIIDGGKFEWKAPRFKSFVEPNELIGNRSFVEAAGEKAFITKARFELGHDLGATLSPFNAWLFIQGLESLAVRVRQHVVNAQAIAEYLADHDLVEWVNYPTLPGNDPNNLVEKYLPKGAGSIFSFGIKGGLEAAKAFINNVQLLSHVANVGDSKSLVIHPASTSHSRLSPEQQLASGVTPGLIRLSIGLEDIEDIKNDLAQSLLKAAEVAQITK; encoded by the coding sequence ATGACATTTTTCAATCAGGAAACAATCGCACTCCATACGGGTCAAACTGTTGATCCGGTAACACGATCACGTGCAGTGCCGCTGTACCAGACGACTTCCTATGTATTTGATGATACGGAACATGCGGCAAACTTATTCAAATTACAGGAAAGCGGCTATTTATATTCGCGAAATGCCAATCCGACAAATGCAGTATTTGAAGAACGTCTAGCTGCCTTGGAGGGCGGTGTCGGAGGATTTGCGGTCGCTTCCGGGCAGGCGGCAATCCTGATTGCTGTACTGACTGTCGCACAGGCAGGGGATGAAATTGTCGCAACGAATGCTCTTTATGGCGGTACGTATACATTGTTCTCTAAAACATTGCCTCGCTTCGGTGTAACAGTACGCTTTGTTGAAGGATCTGACTTGCAGGAAGTTGAAGCAGCGATCAATGACAAAACACGCGCTGTATTCACTGAAACAATCGGTAATCCGAGCCTGCAAATTGCAGATATTGAAGGATTGGCACAAGTAGCCCACCGCCATGATGTACCTCTTATTGTTGATAATACATTTGCGACACCTTACTTATCAAAGCCGATTGAATTTGGAGCAGATATTGTTGTGCACTCGACAACGAAATTTATCGGCGGTCACGGAACGTCTTTGGGCGGTGCGATTATTGATGGCGGTAAATTTGAATGGAAAGCGCCTCGATTCAAAAGCTTCGTAGAACCGAATGAATTGATCGGCAACCGTTCTTTTGTTGAAGCAGCAGGAGAAAAGGCATTCATTACGAAGGCACGCTTTGAGCTGGGGCATGATTTAGGTGCCACATTATCACCATTCAATGCATGGCTTTTCATTCAAGGTCTTGAATCACTGGCAGTGCGCGTACGACAGCATGTTGTGAACGCACAGGCCATTGCTGAATATTTAGCGGATCATGATCTGGTGGAATGGGTAAATTATCCGACACTGCCTGGCAATGATCCAAACAATTTAGTAGAGAAGTATTTACCGAAAGGGGCGGGGTCGATTTTCAGCTTTGGGATAAAAGGCGGACTAGAGGCAGCGAAGGCATTTATTAATAATGTTCAGCTTCTTTCACATGTTGCCAATGTCGGCGACTCGAAGTCACTTGTCATCCATCCGGCAAGCACATCTCATTCACGATTATCACCAGAGCAGCAATTGGCAAGTGGAGTCACACCTGGTCTGATCCGTTTATCAATTGGTTTGGAAGATATTGAAGATATTAAAAACGACTTGGCACAAAGCTTACTAAAAGCTGCCGAAGTTGCTCAAATAACAAAATAA